A stretch of DNA from Gimesia sp.:
CAACGGTCGCTCCCAGCAGACTCTCGGCGGTTGTTTGCTGGATGGTGGTTGCGGTTTGTGATGGTGGCGGTGCGGGAGCGACCGTTAATAGTTGATTCCAGGCATCGGGATAATTCTCAGGATAGGTTACCAGTTCTGGACCGGATTTACGCTTACCGTAGTTAGACGCGAACAGCAGCAGATCCTGAAAGCTGACCCGGTCATCCTGGTTGTAATCAGCAAACCAGGCGTAGTCGGAGGAGGACTCGCTGGGCTTCTGCTGGTAAACGGCTGCAAACCGCAGGAGATCATTGAAATTGATCGCCCCGTCATCGTTGAGGTCATATGGGTTGGCATAGATCTGTGTTGCGGGATCCACTCCCTGGACCTCATCACTTTCTGTACCATCAGAAAACAGGATATTGGAATTCTCAATAAAGAACGTGGGAGTTTGCGGATTCAAATTCTGATTTGCCAGATCCAGATCGACTTCATCATCGGCTGTTGACTCAAAATGGATACGTGCAAACAGAACGTAGCGTTCAGCACCGACTGCGGTCAAAACGGTCTCTGCGGAGAGGTTTTCAACAACACCTATCTGATCATTTAAAGTTCCGGACTGTTTTATCGTGAATGCAGACCCATATTCAATAGCCGTTGCTGTGATAATGGTCGTATCGTAATTCAGATCAAAGGATGCCGATAGAATTCCCAGGTCTGGTGCAGGTGAGGGTGAACTGATCCAGATATCGAGCCAGAAATCCCCCCACTCATCAATCGATCCAAGATTTTCATTTAGAACAGTACGTTCTCCATTTCCAGATGTTAAGGTTTCCCGATTCACAATCCGAAAATCGATTTGTGTTAAGCGGAACTCATAAGCTCCAATGTCAATATTTTCACCAACAACTCGTTGATAACCGGAACCTCGCTGATCGTTGGTTATTATTCCAATTCTCGCAGTGCTCGCTGCATATTTATTGCCTGCATCAATTGCGGAACTTCCAAATAACAGCGCATGGGTTTGGGTTGGACCGCCATTATCTCGCAACTCCGGATCAACCAATCCTTCAAGGCTTCGATTGAGAATATTATTACTCCCTGTATTACTTCGAAAAGCACTTCCATTGATCTCACCTGAGACATTTCCTGCCAGAATGCTATTTGAGAGAATGAATTCATCACCAAAAGATAATTGATTGACACTGATGCCTCCCCCGCCATTATTAGCAATGTTCGAGACGACCGTGCAGTTCACAATTGATACAAAAGAAGTAAAAGATGCTGAGATAGCGCCTCCACTCGTATACGAACTATTTTCGGAAAAAGTACTATTGTAAACTTTGAGACTGTCACCACGGCTAGAGAGAGCACCACCTTGGAACCCTGCATCGTTTTCAGCGAATGTTGAACCAGAAATTAAAAGAGTATTACTGCATAGAACTGCTCCTCCACTTTCATCCGAAACGTTACGATAAAAGGAGCATTCCTGTATGATTAATTCGCCTAGAGTGTTTATCGCCCCACCATCAGCATCGGCGATATTATGAATAAAGGTACTGGTTTTTATCTCAAGCGTATACCATTTTTGCTTATGGAAAGAGTGAACCGCCCCTCCAAATCCTCCGGCATAATTATCAGTAAACTGGCAGTCTTCAACTACAGACTTATAACTATTAGCGTAGTAATAGATT
This window harbors:
- a CDS encoding choice-of-anchor Q domain-containing protein, translated to MAETLEDRTLLTAFTVLNTNDSGAGSLRDAIEQANANEGADTITFDASLAGQSVVLTDELVISDDLTITGLGADQLNLDGDSDGRIFNVDDRDDLTAITVAISELTLSNGSAETGGAIYNAETLTLMGVNLTGNTSTRYNGAGIYNDGGNLTLGHSYFFGNMTLGGGTLGDGGGIYQSGGSLTIADSEFAGNKADYTGGGIYVSEASNVSITNTIFRSNIARSGGAIRIDLCPFTIRNCVFTENRATDLHGGAIYYYANSYKSVVEDCQFTDNYAGGFGGAVHSFHKQKWYTLEIKTSTFIHNIADADGGAINTLGELIIQECSFYRNVSDESGGAVLCSNTLLISGSTFAENDAGFQGGALSSRGDSLKVYNSTFSENSSYTSGGAISASFTSFVSIVNCTVVSNIANNGGGGISVNQLSFGDEFILSNSILAGNVSGEINGSAFRSNTGSNNILNRSLEGLVDPELRDNGGPTQTHALLFGSSAIDAGNKYAASTARIGIITNDQRGSGYQRVVGENIDIGAYEFRLTQIDFRIVNRETLTSGNGERTVLNENLGSIDEWGDFWLDIWISSPSPAPDLGILSASFDLNYDTTIITATAIEYGSAFTIKQSGTLNDQIGVVENLSAETVLTAVGAERYVLFARIHFESTADDEVDLDLANQNLNPQTPTFFIENSNILFSDGTESDEVQGVDPATQIYANPYDLNDDGAINFNDLLRFAAVYQQKPSESSSDYAWFADYNQDDRVSFQDLLLFASNYGKRKSGPELVTYPENYPDAWNQLLTVAPAPPPSQTATTIQQTTAESLLGATVAEISPQLSPAQQQTLSEIDIKVVDLADETLGRAAAGTIYIDVNAAGYGWFIDTTPAEHSEFSPASDLTLIAL